One genomic window of Glycine soja cultivar W05 chromosome 9, ASM419377v2, whole genome shotgun sequence includes the following:
- the LOC114368265 gene encoding uncharacterized protein LOC114368265, producing MTALMIQVLMNPIMMICKAKKAQKTRDDQAQLAQESDSEDDQVLLMVTNDSDKATNNEWYLDTWCSNHMTGRKDWLIDLDESVKKNVRFTDNSIVKIHRKNGKRSSITEVLYVPTMHNNLLSLGQLLEKGYKTMLEDHHMKIFYQKGRMIIKAPMSSNRTFKIEIQVQQDQKCLSVIEDSKSWLWHKRKSEVFLTFKIFNVMVETQSGNRIQKLRSDGGGEYTSHEFRKFCEDEGIIHKITPLYTPQHNGVSERLNRPIVNMTRCMLRNFHWPKEFWGEAVSTVAYLLNKCPTKRLESVTLEETWSGSKPCVKNLRVFGCLCFKHVPDQLRRKLDKKGE from the exons ATGACGGCACTAATGATTCAAGTGCTGATGAATCCAATCATGATGATA TGCAAAGCCAAGAAGGCACAAAAGACAAGAGATGATCAAGCACAACTAGCTCAGGAGAGTGACTCAGAGGATGATCAAGTCCTTTTGATGGTGACAAATGATTCAGACAAGGCTACCAACAATGAATGGTACTTGGATACATGGTGCTCAAATCACATGACTGGGAGGAAAGACTGGCTGATTGATCTAGATGAATCTGTAAAGAAAAATGTCAGGTTTACAGATAACAGCATTGTCAAGATTCATAGAAAAAATGGTAAAAGGTCCTCAATCACTGAAGTTCTCTATGTACCTACCATGCACAACAACCTGTTGAGTTTAGGACAACTGCTTGAGAAGGGATATAAGACAATGCTTGAGGACCACCATATGAAGATTTTTTATCAGAAGGGTAGGATGATTATCAAGGCACCAATGTCAAGCAATAGGACCTTTAAGATTGAAATACAGGTTCAGCAAGATCAAAAGTGTCTCTCAGTCATTGAAGACTCTAAAAGCTGGCTTTGGCACAAGAG GAAGAGTGAAGTGTTTCTcactttcaaaatatttaatgtgatGGTAGAAACACAAAGTGGAAACAGGATACAGAAACTTAGATCAGATGGTGGTGGTGAATACACATCACATGAATTCAGGAAGTTCTGTGAGGATGAGGGTATCATTCATAAGATCACACCTCTATATACACCACAACACAATGGTGTATCTGAGAGACTCAATAGACCCATAGTCAACATGACCAGGTGTATGCTAAGGAATTTTCACTGGCCAAAGGAATTTTGGGGTGAGGCAGTGTCAACAGTAGCCTATCTACTCAACAAATGTCCAACAAAGAGGCTAGAGAGTGTGACACTTGAAGAAACTTGGAGTGGAAGTAAGCCCTGTGTCAAGaacctaagagtgtttggatgctTGTGTTTCAAGCATGTTCCAGATCAGTTGAGAAGAAAACTGGACAAGAAGGGTGAGTAG